In the Solanum stenotomum isolate F172 unplaced genomic scaffold, ASM1918654v1 scaffold32675, whole genome shotgun sequence genome, GGAAGGGAGTGGTTAACTGGTACCTGTTCCATGAATTGATCTTGTGGCACCAAAATTGGATTTGAATTGCCCAAGTCTTAACCAATCCCTTTCGCTGCCCCCTATGAGTACACaatatcaaaaatcaaattcaattttttttaaagcaaatgAATCATGCATCCATAGCTACAAACAGAAGGTCAATTTACCCATACCAttcttagaattgaaataaaacaaTCCCCTTGTTTGATTGCACACTGGCGTGTTATACCCCCTACAACCACCCTTTAACAAAGATCCAGTAACCTACAAATTTAACATTGCTCACACatcaatatacaaaaaaaaataaatggagaGAGAGACAGAGAGAGAAGGAGAGGACAATACAGAAGAAAAGGTGCAGCGAGCAAGCCGGTGAGCAAGACGAAGACCATTTGAGCTGACCATTTCAGTACACTGAAAAAAGCTAAAGCAAGACAGAAAGTAAAAGGGTTCTCAACTATAATAAACCCTAGAAAAACCCTAGTTGGTCAAGTGAAAAAAGATTGGCCTTTTCAATTGATGGGGTTTTGATAGAGAATATAGACGTCTACCCACAAGCCTCAAGCTTCTTTGCAATGGAAGGTTCTAGTTTAATGGCGGAAGTAGTATCAGAGGCTCCTTCTTTTGTGGAAGCCCTTTCACAGGGCCTAATTGGGTATTAGACTGAAATACAGGGGCTTATTTCACAAATATATAGATCTTTTGTGTTCTATAAAGTGAATCTAGGGCATACGCAAATGTTTAGAACAGTGtggaaacaaaaattaaactttcTTTTTCTCCAAGAAAGGGGAGCTTTAAACATTAATAATTCCgaaagaaaaacattttagtaatgtatatatatattatgatttcaCTTTCACCCCATCTTCtaattttaagtaatatataaGGATAAAGTTTATACATATTAATTCCATTTAAATAAAGATTTTATCTTTCGAATCATTTTTGAACTCTATTAAATCATTATAATAATCCGTGAATAATTATATAAACTTATTATTCCGATAAACTTACATTCCATTTTGTTAATATATGCTTTGGTAATTACTTGACATcttaaaaaagtattataacctaatttattttagttattgatCTAAGATCAAAGGAAATTCATCGTATTAATCAAAATGTGAAGGATATTGTTTTTCagattcaaaatattaaaaggaTAGGGAGAAGTAAAAAGAGTTACTATATCGTATTAGAAGTCAACGgagttatataatattttacgtAAGTTATGTTGAGTTAATTCTTTGGATAGTCactaaatttatgaaaatatcttgttaaaattatttttgttctttttatgaCAGGAAAAATACTTAACTCACGAAGATATCCTATCAAagtaacttttatttatttttagaattagaaCAATAAAGTCAATCAACTGTGGTATGAACATCTTGAAATCTCTTTTTTATAGTACTCATTtactttttaactttgttttttagaataataaagtCAATCAActagtattattttaaaaacaccTTGTATGAATCttgaaacctttttttttatagtatttatttaCTCTTGATCGTGAAATAAAATAGATATCAATATAAATGCTTACAGTTACCAACTAAAAGTGGACTATAGTTGAACATGCCATTTTGTCAATCtgaaaattattagtaatcTCATATCCTGATAATTATTGTTTGCTCAAGACAAATAACAGATAAACATAGCACCATTTGAAATTGTTGATTCATATATTCAATTCAAGATAAATcattaataattaaaagtaaaaaaaaaattatcttcatACTCCACTCAgctcaaaatattaattttacataaataataaataacgaTTAAGTAACAACATTTACAACGGAATTAAGAACTAGATTTTGTGAAGAATTTTATCATTGGATGTCAATGTATGCTTTGCTCTTCAATTGACTTATAATATGTCTCGAAAAGGAACActtataattcaaattttcGACGTGATCAGTAACATTATAAAAGAAGTCCAATTATGTTACGGAGACTACATCTAGGGTGAATATGCAAAGAAGTTATTTTTTCTAACGAGTGAAtgagatgagtagtattgtCATGGATTGAAAGCACTATATGATGACGAGGAATTGATAAGATTTTATAAGGCCCTAATACAGATAACAAACATTGAACGGAAAAGTAAAGGctgaattgttgattattttttccatatatataaGGACGAAGAAATGCAAAGATACAGTAGTACCTCATGAGTTAATTAGCAAAcctaaaacaaaatttcaagctACTTTTGCCAATTACAATAGAAGCTTCACTACTATCAAAAGGAATTTACCAATGTATATACACACAAAAGTTGCTTttatatacacaatataatttttcgacgagACAGATAATTGCTTGTGTCATTGTCATGTCCGTCACCACACACCAATGACCTGGCGCTCGCGTAGTCCAATCATATCAGCAGTTTTCATCAGCATATCTCGTCCAAATGATCTCTATATCCCTAATTTGATCAGATGGCATGAAAAGCCTTTCCACTTCTAAAGAACCATCCTTCAATACTTCATCATCCTCCGGTGCTAGCAAATAAATGCCAACAAACACAGAAATCATTCCAAGAACGAACATAGTTGTTCTTAAAGCATCAAACACCTTGTATTCCTCAAAGTAGACAAATCCAGTACAAATTGAGAAAAACGTCCAAGCAATTTGAAACATAGGGACAATAAGAATTGCATCAAATCGCGATAGCCCTTCATTTAACCTCGCCATCCAAAATCCACCTGTACTTATAAACATCAAGAGCATTGAATACGTGAACCCACTGTGCAATGTTGAATAACCACCATCAACACTCGATGACATTGACAATCTCAACATGTTTGAAAGAGACTTCGCGAACAATACTGAACACGATCCAATTGCACCAGAAACAACTGCATATGAAAATGGAACCAGCATTTTCCCTTTTCCTCTTTTGTAAATTGAATGATGGAAAATAACAACTAAGACCAAACTGATACAGTACACGAGAAATACAATGTTTGTGTAATTTTCACCCAATTGCTCTGTTGTGTAAACAGGGGACTGGTGATTACCAAAAGCTACAAGGAAAATGTTTCCAGCAACAACAAAAGCAGTGGCTAACAGTAATTTGATTGTCACTGTTTTGTTTAACACGAAGTAGGCGAATCCGATGTTTGAGATGAATTGTATAGATCCTAAAGATGCTAGAAGTGATTGAGCAGCATAaccaaatgaaatgaaattgaGACAATTTCCAATTGTGAAGAAGAGAATACCAATTCTCCATGCTTGGAAGTATATAATGGGCTTCATCCTAGCTCTTAAATTTCTCTCATCATGAGCTAATTTAAGAAGGTTAGTTCCAAAGTTGATGAAAACACTTCCTAACAAATTGATTAACGCTCCAATTACCCAATCCCCCATGGATGGATAAAACACACACTCGCGGATTCAGAAATTCTAACAAggaaattaaaaatacaaacctGCAACCTAAAACAATTTTTGAGCCAACATCTTTGCCACTATGCTAAAAGAGCACAATATAATTTTACGATGAACTTGATTCAATTGAACTCTCTTCGAATCAGGTAGTTTCCCCCCTGCCTCAGATATTGTTCACAATGGACAGAGTACTGGCAATTGAATGCGTTGATAAAACACCAGATTATGACcgaaatatatatgtatagttAAAATATGGTCTTTCTTCGGACTGCAGATTTAAATTATGTGCAGAAAGAATAAAGGATCATATTGGAAGCTCAAAAGTTACGAAAAGGGTAGGCAAAATTTGACCAAGAAAATGTCAAAGCTGGTGCCTGGTGGCTTTTTGagtttttccttcttctttcctctttttttttttttttagcatagaGTATAAATTTGGATTTAGGAATAATATCAACGCTTTCTGTTTCTAGAAGTTTAGACTTACGTAATAATTATTTCTAGAAGTTTAGACTTACGTAATAATTTTACCTTCCACACACCCTTTAAAGTCACacttagattattttttaacttgtaaATATGTAATAACAATACCCTATAGCATGACAATTAATAACAAATTGTGGATAAAGTTGTATGGAGAGAATATTTAGAGTAGGTAAATAATTGATGAGGTAAGAATAATCGATTATAGCAATCTGATAATAAGGAATCACTAACATTTTCGAGACATGACCAATATATGTAACTCAGTTTGGGATGGTtttgaatttgatattattGGATAAATGTAAAGTTTGTCAAACTCCGGAGACACAAGATCAGAGGCGGAGTTAGGTGGGGTTTCGTGGGTTCGGACAAACCCATTAACTATTCTGTAGACTCTGTATTtgttttagaaaattaaataaagggaaaaagaacaaatatatcctcgaactatcgtaaatggtatgcaaataccctccgtcatacttttgggacattggtacCCCTGctgtccaaaaactaga is a window encoding:
- the LOC125852153 gene encoding probable magnesium transporter NIPA8 → MGDWVIGALINLLGSVFINFGTNLLKLAHDERNLRARMKPIIYFQAWRIGILFFTIGNCLNFISFGYAAQSLLASLGSIQFISNIGFAYFVLNKTVTIKLLLATAFVVAGNIFLVAFGNHQSPVYTTEQLGENYTNIVFLVYCISLVLVVIFHHSIYKRGKGKMLVPFSYAVVSGAIGSCSVLFAKSLSNMLRLSMSSSVDGGYSTLHSGFTYSMLLMFISTGGFWMARLNEGLSRFDAILIVPMFQIAWTFFSICTGFVYFEEYKVFDALRTTMFVLGMISVFVGIYLLAPEDDEVLKDGSLEVERLFMPSDQIRDIEIIWTRYADENC